The following are from one region of the Amycolatopsis sp. QT-25 genome:
- the bcp gene encoding thioredoxin-dependent thiol peroxidase, translated as MTEQRLSPGDKAPDFTLPDSEGNDVKLSDFRGESVVVYFYPSAGTPGCTKQACDFRDSLSQLDDAGYRVLGISPDKPAKLAKFVEAEGLTFPLLSDTEKTVLKAYSAFGEKKNYGKVYEGVIRSTFVVDPEGKIAVAQYNVRATGHVAKLLRDLAVS; from the coding sequence ATGACCGAGCAGCGACTCTCCCCCGGCGACAAAGCGCCCGACTTCACCCTCCCCGACAGCGAGGGCAACGACGTCAAGCTCAGCGACTTCCGCGGCGAATCGGTCGTCGTGTACTTCTACCCGAGCGCCGGCACGCCGGGCTGCACGAAGCAGGCGTGCGACTTCCGGGACAGCCTCTCGCAGCTCGACGACGCCGGTTACCGGGTGCTCGGCATCTCCCCGGACAAGCCCGCGAAGCTCGCGAAGTTCGTCGAAGCGGAAGGGCTGACCTTCCCGCTGCTCTCCGACACGGAGAAGACCGTCCTGAAGGCCTACAGCGCCTTCGGCGAGAAAAAGAACTACGGCAAGGTCTACGAAGGCGTGATCCGCTCGACGTTCGTCGTCGACCCCGAGGGCAAGATCGCCGTGGCGCAGTACAACGTGCGCGCCACCGGCCACGTCGCGAAGCTCCTCCGGGACCTCGCCGTGTCTTAG
- the dnaE gene encoding DNA polymerase III subunit alpha, translating to MDSFVHLHVHTEYSMLDGAAKIAPLFEEARRLGMPAVGMTDHGNLYGADEFYRQSVRAGLKPVIGIEAYLAPESRFHRKPVFWGRRGDGGDVSGGGAYTHMTMLAENATGLRNLFKLSSLASLEGYYRKPRMDRELLARHHEGVIATTGCPSGEVQTRLRLGQPEEAIQAASDYRDIFGAEDFFLELMDHGLPIERSVRDGLLDIGRRLDLKPLATNDSHYVTQDQAAAHSALLCVQSGKTLDDPGRFKFDGDGYYLKSAEEMRRYWDAEVPGAADSTLLVAERIQPYDEVYRHVDRMPVFEVPEGHDEASWLREEVAAGLRRRLPDGVPDAYLARADFEIGVIAEKGFPAYFLITADLMNHARRVGIRVGPGRGSAAGSLVAYALGITNLDPIDLGLLFERFLNPERVSMPDIDMDFDDRRRGEMIRYATGKYGAEHVAQVITFGTIKTKAAIKDAARVHHGQSGYAIAERISKALPPPVAAKDIPLAGIVEPGHERYAEAAEVRALLEGDGEAAEIFATARGLEGLIRNAGVHACAVIMSSEPLLDAIPLWRRDDGAVITGWDYPSCEAIGLLKMDFLGLRNLTVIGDALDNVKANRGEEIDLDRLGVEDTATYELLARGDSLGVFQLDGGAMRDLLRRLRPTGFGDIIAVNALYRPGPIAMNTHNNYADRKNGRQPIESIHPELAEPLREILAETHGLIVYQEQIMRIARDVAGYSMGRADVLRKAMGKKKKEVLEKEFEGFRDGMVANGFSREAVRALWDAILPFAGYAFNKSHAAGYGLVGYWTAYLKANYPAEYMAGLLTSVGDNKDKSAVYLAECRRLGIEVLPPDVNESGLRFSAVGDAIRFGLGAVRNVGANVVESIIATRREKGKYASFGDFLDKSALVACNKRVVESLAKAGAFDSLGHPRLSILRVHEGAVDAVVPLKRKQEMGQFDLFGPGEASQDGTSPLAHLEFGAEEWPRKELLAHEREMLGLYVSAHPLDGAERVLRAHAPRPIAAILDNPPREGEVIVAGLITSLERRVNKKGEPWAICTIEDLDAALEVLFFPKAYALFAADLAEDNAVRVSGRVNWREDKMSVFGGGLVPLDLSAVEDGEPPLILHATAERLTEDAVLELKRALLAHRGKVPVRVELAGTVYALDDYPVAVSSMLLGELKSIPGITPRAAAT from the coding sequence GTGGACTCCTTCGTGCACCTGCACGTTCATACCGAATACTCGATGCTCGACGGCGCGGCCAAGATCGCGCCGCTGTTCGAGGAGGCCCGGCGGCTCGGCATGCCCGCGGTGGGCATGACCGACCACGGGAACCTGTACGGCGCCGACGAGTTCTACCGGCAGTCCGTCCGTGCCGGGCTCAAACCGGTGATCGGTATCGAGGCCTACCTCGCGCCCGAGTCCCGCTTCCACCGGAAACCGGTGTTCTGGGGGCGGCGCGGTGACGGCGGCGACGTCTCCGGCGGTGGCGCCTACACGCATATGACCATGCTCGCCGAGAACGCGACCGGGCTGCGGAACCTGTTCAAACTGTCCTCACTGGCCAGCCTGGAGGGCTACTACCGCAAACCCCGGATGGACCGCGAACTCCTCGCCCGGCATCACGAAGGCGTGATCGCCACGACCGGATGCCCGTCCGGCGAGGTGCAGACCCGGCTGCGGCTCGGCCAGCCGGAGGAGGCGATCCAGGCGGCTTCGGACTACCGCGACATCTTCGGCGCGGAGGACTTCTTCCTGGAACTGATGGACCACGGCCTCCCGATCGAGCGGTCCGTGCGGGACGGCCTGCTGGACATCGGCCGCCGGCTCGACTTGAAACCGTTGGCCACCAACGATTCGCACTACGTCACCCAGGATCAGGCGGCGGCGCATTCCGCGTTGCTGTGCGTCCAGTCCGGCAAGACCCTCGACGATCCCGGCCGGTTCAAGTTCGACGGCGACGGCTACTACCTCAAGTCCGCGGAGGAGATGCGCCGGTATTGGGACGCGGAAGTCCCCGGCGCGGCCGATTCCACGCTGCTCGTCGCCGAACGGATCCAGCCGTACGACGAGGTCTACCGGCACGTCGACCGCATGCCGGTCTTCGAAGTCCCCGAAGGACACGACGAGGCGTCCTGGCTGCGCGAAGAGGTCGCGGCCGGGCTCCGCCGCCGCCTCCCGGACGGCGTCCCCGACGCCTACCTCGCCCGTGCCGACTTCGAGATCGGCGTGATCGCCGAAAAGGGGTTCCCGGCGTACTTCCTGATCACCGCCGACCTGATGAACCACGCCCGCCGCGTCGGGATCCGGGTCGGGCCCGGCCGCGGTTCGGCGGCGGGCTCGCTCGTGGCGTACGCGCTCGGCATCACCAACCTGGACCCGATCGATCTCGGCCTGCTCTTCGAACGGTTCCTCAACCCCGAGCGGGTTTCCATGCCGGACATCGACATGGACTTCGACGACCGGCGCCGCGGCGAGATGATCCGGTACGCCACCGGCAAATACGGGGCCGAGCACGTCGCCCAGGTGATCACCTTCGGCACCATCAAGACGAAGGCGGCCATCAAGGACGCCGCCCGTGTCCATCATGGACAGAGCGGGTACGCGATCGCGGAGCGGATCTCCAAGGCGCTTCCGCCGCCGGTCGCGGCGAAGGACATCCCGCTCGCCGGAATCGTGGAGCCCGGTCACGAGCGTTACGCCGAAGCCGCGGAGGTCCGCGCGTTGCTGGAAGGCGACGGTGAGGCGGCCGAGATCTTCGCGACGGCGCGGGGGCTCGAAGGACTGATCCGCAACGCGGGGGTGCACGCGTGCGCCGTCATCATGTCGAGTGAACCGCTGCTCGACGCGATCCCGTTGTGGCGGCGGGACGACGGCGCGGTCATCACCGGCTGGGACTACCCGTCGTGCGAGGCCATCGGCCTGCTGAAGATGGACTTCCTCGGCCTGCGCAATCTCACCGTCATCGGTGACGCGCTCGACAACGTCAAGGCCAACCGCGGCGAGGAGATCGACCTCGACAGGCTCGGTGTCGAGGACACGGCGACCTACGAACTGCTCGCCCGCGGCGACAGTCTCGGTGTCTTCCAGCTCGACGGCGGCGCGATGCGGGATCTGCTGCGCCGCTTGAGGCCGACCGGCTTCGGCGACATCATCGCGGTGAACGCGTTGTACCGGCCCGGTCCCATCGCGATGAACACGCACAACAACTACGCGGACCGCAAGAACGGCAGGCAGCCGATCGAGTCGATCCATCCCGAGCTGGCCGAGCCGTTGCGCGAGATCCTGGCCGAGACGCACGGCCTGATCGTGTACCAGGAACAGATCATGCGGATCGCGCGCGACGTCGCCGGTTATTCCATGGGCCGCGCCGACGTGTTGCGCAAGGCGATGGGCAAGAAGAAGAAAGAGGTACTGGAGAAGGAGTTCGAGGGATTCCGGGACGGCATGGTCGCCAACGGCTTCTCCCGCGAGGCCGTGCGGGCGTTGTGGGACGCGATCCTGCCGTTCGCCGGGTACGCGTTCAACAAGTCCCACGCCGCGGGGTACGGCCTGGTCGGCTATTGGACCGCGTACCTCAAGGCGAATTACCCGGCCGAGTACATGGCGGGCCTGCTGACTTCGGTGGGGGACAACAAGGACAAGTCGGCGGTCTACCTTGCGGAATGCCGTCGGCTGGGGATCGAGGTGCTGCCGCCGGACGTCAACGAATCGGGGCTCCGGTTCTCGGCGGTGGGGGACGCGATCCGGTTCGGGCTGGGCGCGGTGCGCAACGTCGGCGCGAACGTCGTCGAGTCGATCATCGCGACCCGGCGGGAAAAGGGGAAGTACGCGTCGTTCGGCGACTTCCTCGACAAGTCGGCGCTGGTGGCCTGCAACAAACGGGTCGTCGAGTCCCTGGCCAAGGCGGGCGCGTTCGACTCGCTCGGGCATCCGCGGCTCTCGATCCTGCGGGTGCACGAGGGCGCGGTGGACGCCGTGGTGCCGTTGAAACGCAAGCAGGAAATGGGCCAGTTCGACCTCTTCGGCCCTGGCGAGGCGAGCCAAGACGGCACCTCGCCGCTCGCGCATCTCGAATTCGGTGCCGAGGAATGGCCGCGCAAGGAATTGCTCGCCCACGAACGGGAGATGCTCGGACTGTACGTGTCGGCGCATCCGCTCGACGGGGCGGAACGCGTCCTGCGCGCGCACGCGCCCCGCCCGATCGCGGCGATCCTCGACAATCCGCCACGGGAAGGTGAAGTGATCGTCGCCGGGCTCATCACGTCGCTGGAGCGGCGGGTGAACAAGAAGGGCGAACCGTGGGCCATCTGCACGATCGAGGATCTGGACGCGGCGCTCGAAGTGCTCTTCTTTCCCAAGGCGTACGCCCTGTTCGCGGCGGATCTGGCCGAGGACAACGCCGTCCGCGTCAGCGGCCGGGTGAACTGGCGGGAGGACAAGATGTCCGTCTTCGGCGGCGGCCTCGTGCCGCTCGACCTTTCCGCGGTGGAAGACGGGGAGCCGCCCCTGATCCTGCACGCGACCGCCGAGAGACTCACCGAGGACGCCGTTCTGGAATTGAAGCGGGCTCTGCTGGCACACCGGGGGAAGGTCCCGGTCCGGGTGGAGCTCGCCGGAACGGTGTACGCGCTCGACGACTATCCGGTAGCGGTCAGTTCGATGCTCCTGGGTGAGCTGAAGTCCATTCCCGGTATCACGCCGCGAGCCGCAGCAACCTGA
- the rdgB gene encoding RdgB/HAM1 family non-canonical purine NTP pyrophosphatase, translated as MTKLLLATRNAKKLGELRRILVAEGIEGIEVIGLADVPEFPEAPETAPDFEGNALAKAKDAVAATGLPAIADDSGISVDALNGMPGVLSARWSGKHGDDEANLDLVLAQLSDMPDERMGAAFVCAAALVVPGGDETVVRGEWRGSLIRERRGANGFGYDPIFVPEGGTRTSAELEPSEKDEASHRGKALRALVGELRKLAG; from the coding sequence GTGACCAAGCTGCTGCTGGCCACCCGCAACGCGAAGAAGCTCGGCGAACTTCGGCGCATCCTGGTGGCGGAGGGGATCGAGGGCATCGAGGTCATCGGGCTCGCCGACGTCCCCGAGTTCCCCGAAGCGCCCGAAACCGCTCCGGACTTCGAAGGCAACGCGCTCGCGAAGGCCAAGGACGCGGTCGCGGCGACCGGTCTCCCGGCCATCGCCGACGACTCCGGCATCTCCGTCGACGCGCTCAACGGCATGCCGGGTGTGCTTTCGGCCCGCTGGTCGGGCAAGCACGGCGACGACGAGGCGAACCTGGACCTCGTGCTGGCGCAGTTGTCCGACATGCCCGACGAGCGGATGGGCGCCGCCTTCGTCTGCGCGGCCGCGCTGGTCGTCCCCGGTGGTGACGAGACCGTGGTGCGCGGGGAATGGCGCGGCTCGCTGATCAGGGAACGCCGTGGCGCCAACGGATTCGGCTACGACCCGATCTTCGTGCCGGAAGGTGGGACGCGGACTTCGGCGGAGCTGGAACCGTCCGAAAAGGATGAAGCCTCGCACCGGGGGAAGGCGCTGCGGGCGTTGGTGGGAGAGCTGCGGAAGCTGGCTGGTTGA
- a CDS encoding glycoside hydrolase family 25 protein: MALGIDVYSRFQSVTDWQAVKNHGVTFVFVKLTDGGGLPNGGRNTGDALVAGARSVGIPVGGYHFAQASPSPEAQADVFVAEVRRLGATGCVPMLDLEDNPPGSEAPNIPDAHKRDFSIRFCGRVAGHGFRPGIYLNNSLAKMLRPDRFGVPDLAIWIARYGAKPDAAAGRYDVHQYSDAGQVPGIRASSVDLNESYTNAHLTGGGAAPKRKATTELMERKTIPASPSVTSVRLLLSGSETAAIIVRPRVGKDGVTEAPVWQGNIYAWGSDKAGVGGNPLQKPGFNPKTVSHRRYHLPGAVWADFEYSSNKDFEIDIVG, translated from the coding sequence ATGGCGCTGGGAATAGATGTCTACAGTCGCTTTCAGTCCGTCACCGATTGGCAGGCCGTCAAGAATCACGGCGTCACGTTCGTTTTCGTCAAGCTCACCGACGGCGGTGGACTGCCGAACGGCGGCCGCAACACCGGCGACGCCTTGGTGGCCGGGGCCAGGTCCGTGGGAATCCCGGTGGGCGGCTACCACTTCGCCCAGGCGAGCCCCTCCCCGGAAGCGCAGGCCGACGTGTTCGTCGCGGAGGTCCGGCGGCTCGGGGCGACCGGATGCGTCCCGATGCTCGACCTGGAAGACAATCCGCCGGGTTCGGAGGCGCCGAACATCCCCGACGCGCACAAGCGCGACTTCTCGATCAGGTTCTGCGGCCGCGTGGCGGGACACGGCTTCCGGCCGGGCATCTACCTGAACAACTCGCTCGCCAAGATGCTGCGCCCGGATCGCTTCGGCGTGCCGGACCTGGCCATCTGGATCGCGCGCTACGGCGCCAAACCCGATGCCGCCGCGGGCCGCTACGACGTGCACCAGTACTCGGACGCCGGCCAGGTCCCCGGCATCCGCGCGAGCAGTGTCGACCTCAACGAGTCCTACACGAACGCCCACTTGACCGGCGGCGGCGCCGCCCCGAAACGGAAGGCGACGACAGAACTCATGGAACGCAAGACCATTCCGGCCAGCCCGTCCGTCACGTCCGTGCGGCTGCTGCTCTCCGGGAGCGAGACGGCCGCGATCATCGTCCGCCCGCGTGTCGGCAAGGACGGCGTCACCGAAGCGCCCGTATGGCAGGGCAACATCTACGCCTGGGGCAGCGACAAGGCCGGTGTCGGCGGGAATCCCCTGCAGAAGCCGGGATTCAACCCCAAGACGGTTTCGCACCGGCGGTACCACCTGCCGGGCGCGGTGTGGGCCGACTTCGAGTACAGCTCGAACAAGGATTTCGAGATCGACATCGTCGGCTGA
- a CDS encoding DddA-like double-stranded DNA deaminase toxin, with amino-acid sequence MGTDELAANVHAALAKLPDGHLTDAASLADEARQALVSTGSRQPEIQQAASIYGQVSESIGAVRAIIERAGGLLGGYLSTLGVPYTPAAGPRTAAGGATANPPTPTPVPSTPDGQRLTREQAEALQAEMPPPVVSNTGTKTHGRWIDEHGIAHPIISGRDADADTAARLLRDHGIPPDGRGELATTADIEQKLAARMVSEGRKHLDVTLNNRPCKGPYGCDTLVPIILPEGYTMTVHAPKYRKTFTGGATPWSR; translated from the coding sequence GTGGGCACCGACGAACTAGCCGCCAACGTGCACGCCGCGCTGGCGAAACTTCCGGATGGGCACCTGACCGATGCCGCCAGCCTGGCCGACGAAGCCCGGCAAGCCCTGGTCAGCACCGGTTCCAGGCAGCCCGAGATCCAGCAGGCCGCCAGCATCTACGGACAAGTATCCGAGAGCATCGGCGCGGTCCGGGCCATAATCGAACGGGCAGGCGGCCTGCTCGGCGGCTACCTGTCCACGCTAGGCGTCCCGTACACGCCCGCAGCAGGCCCCCGGACGGCCGCCGGCGGCGCAACGGCCAACCCGCCGACACCCACCCCCGTACCGTCCACCCCGGACGGGCAGCGCCTCACGCGTGAGCAGGCCGAAGCGCTCCAAGCCGAGATGCCCCCGCCGGTCGTCAGCAACACAGGCACCAAGACACACGGCCGATGGATCGACGAACACGGCATAGCACACCCCATCATCAGCGGGCGCGACGCTGACGCCGACACCGCCGCCCGCCTGCTCCGCGACCACGGCATCCCCCCAGACGGCCGGGGCGAACTCGCCACCACCGCCGACATAGAGCAGAAACTAGCCGCCCGCATGGTCAGCGAAGGACGCAAACACCTGGACGTGACACTGAACAATCGCCCCTGCAAAGGCCCCTATGGCTGCGACACCCTCGTGCCCATTATCCTGCCCGAAGGCTACACAATGACCGTCCACGCACCGAAATACCGCAAAACATTCACCGGAGGAGCAACACCGTGGTCACGCTAG
- a CDS encoding aminotransferase class IV family protein translates to MSSYVAQRNGETATAEDLAPLAFAGFAHFTAMQVRDGLVRGLDLHLDRLRTASLELFGDALPDDRIRSYLRTAIEAGPEDVSLTVTIHLPGELEVLVRTRPPASGPAGPLALTAVDHERLLPAIKHTGEMAKTYFRRQAEGEGADDAAFVDRRGRLSEATIWNLAFWDRDTVVWPEAGLLRGTTMGIVRRRLAGLDVPQQVREVTLADLPGLGGAVVMNSWTPGIAVRRIGVTPLPEAPSFVAALHRAYETEPLLRP, encoded by the coding sequence ATGAGTTCCTATGTCGCGCAGCGGAACGGCGAGACCGCGACCGCCGAAGACCTGGCGCCACTCGCTTTCGCCGGTTTCGCCCACTTCACGGCCATGCAGGTGCGTGACGGCCTGGTCCGCGGGCTCGATCTGCACCTGGACCGGCTCCGGACGGCCTCGCTGGAACTGTTCGGCGACGCCCTGCCCGACGACCGGATCCGCTCGTACCTGCGCACGGCGATCGAGGCCGGGCCGGAGGACGTGTCCCTGACCGTGACGATCCACCTGCCGGGGGAACTCGAAGTCCTGGTGCGCACCCGGCCCCCGGCTTCCGGCCCGGCGGGTCCGCTCGCGCTGACGGCCGTCGACCACGAGCGCCTCCTTCCCGCCATCAAGCACACCGGCGAGATGGCCAAGACGTACTTCCGGCGTCAGGCGGAGGGTGAAGGTGCCGACGACGCGGCGTTCGTCGACCGGCGGGGCCGGTTGAGCGAGGCGACGATCTGGAACCTCGCCTTCTGGGATCGCGATACGGTGGTGTGGCCCGAAGCCGGCCTGCTGCGGGGAACGACGATGGGCATCGTGCGGCGGCGGCTGGCGGGACTCGATGTGCCGCAACAGGTGCGGGAGGTCACGCTCGCCGACCTGCCGGGGCTCGGCGGCGCGGTGGTCATGAACTCGTGGACGCCCGGGATCGCGGTGCGCCGGATCGGCGTGACGCCGCTGCCGGAAGCGCCCTCGTTCGTCGCGGCACTGCACCGGGCCTACGAAACGGAACCTCTCCTTCGACCTTGA
- a CDS encoding DinB family protein, whose amino-acid sequence MSTSRSGLSRWQFDLTWSLFEYHLATFEPAEFRWEPTAVCWTVRPDGTPDWADAEPDPIPVPTIAWLTWHIGWWWSVALDHANGRTPRERTEIIWPGEESAIGWLRGLRDEWLAVLARSTDADLDAPSAYPFGEDAGLTFAHTVAWVNSELMKNVSEIGQLRLLRLAA is encoded by the coding sequence ATGTCCACCTCGCGTTCCGGACTGTCGCGCTGGCAGTTCGACCTGACCTGGTCGTTGTTCGAGTACCACCTCGCCACCTTCGAACCGGCGGAGTTCCGTTGGGAGCCCACCGCTGTCTGCTGGACGGTGCGCCCGGACGGCACTCCCGACTGGGCCGACGCCGAACCCGACCCGATCCCGGTCCCCACGATCGCCTGGCTCACCTGGCACATCGGCTGGTGGTGGAGCGTCGCGCTGGACCACGCCAACGGCCGAACTCCGCGCGAGCGCACCGAAATCATCTGGCCCGGTGAAGAATCCGCCATCGGCTGGCTGCGCGGACTTCGCGACGAATGGCTGGCCGTCCTGGCTCGTTCGACCGACGCCGACCTCGACGCGCCCTCCGCCTACCCGTTCGGCGAGGATGCCGGGCTGACCTTCGCCCACACCGTCGCCTGGGTGAACTCCGAACTGATGAAGAACGTGTCCGAGATCGGGCAGCTCAGGTTGCTGCGGCTCGCGGCGTGA
- a CDS encoding Imm1 family immunity protein, which produces MVTLEVWYNQEPDNDYAEGDPAIIINTPEELDALITQVQSDTKGLLVPSMINCAIAGDPKQGVFDMGIGQEKGFLMFMTPRAAQTQGDGPVDEYVVYDYMGHVREIPASCEIPMEKLRPLARKYLLGGNLPEELV; this is translated from the coding sequence GTGGTCACGCTAGAAGTCTGGTACAACCAAGAACCAGACAACGACTACGCCGAAGGCGACCCCGCCATCATCATCAACACGCCCGAAGAACTCGACGCACTCATTACCCAAGTCCAGAGCGACACCAAAGGACTCCTCGTTCCTTCGATGATCAATTGCGCAATAGCAGGCGACCCTAAACAAGGCGTCTTTGACATGGGAATCGGGCAAGAAAAGGGATTCCTCATGTTCATGACTCCGCGTGCCGCACAAACACAAGGCGATGGCCCAGTCGACGAATACGTTGTCTACGACTACATGGGGCACGTACGCGAAATCCCGGCCAGCTGCGAAATTCCAATGGAGAAGTTGCGGCCACTGGCGCGAAAGTACCTGCTTGGCGGAAACTTGCCGGAAGAACTGGTCTGA
- a CDS encoding methyltransferase: MTNHDDRDDLLRLAGLATPMALRVAVTLGLPDRLSGDGATADDLAAELGQAPLALDLLLGHLTTLGVLERTSAGYRTTEYGANLRADAGNGLAGLLDINAAGGRGELAFVELAHSVATGQAGYIRRYGQDFWADLAERPHLRETFDRQMTQRFRTQVPGLVAGFEWSRFDTIVDVGGGHGSLLAAILKANPSMRGHLVDLAPTAAVAEKELREQGLGDRAEVTAGSFFDPLPAGADAYLLSDILHDWDDEHAHRVLARCAEAARPGGRVLVIEAVGGIGAQTEWDLVMLVLYGGRERRLDELRELAGVHGLVFDSLITLTEQRSLLEFHRQDIP, from the coding sequence GTGACGAACCACGACGACAGAGACGATCTCCTCCGGTTGGCCGGGCTGGCGACTCCGATGGCGCTGCGGGTCGCGGTCACCCTCGGGCTGCCGGACCGGCTGTCCGGCGACGGCGCGACCGCCGACGACCTGGCGGCGGAACTCGGCCAAGCGCCGCTCGCGCTCGATCTGCTGCTGGGGCACCTGACCACCCTCGGCGTCCTCGAACGGACATCGGCCGGCTACCGCACCACCGAGTACGGGGCGAACCTGCGTGCCGACGCGGGAAACGGGCTCGCCGGACTCCTGGACATCAACGCCGCCGGCGGACGGGGCGAGCTGGCGTTCGTCGAACTCGCGCACAGTGTCGCCACCGGTCAGGCGGGCTACATCCGCCGCTACGGCCAGGACTTCTGGGCCGATCTCGCCGAGCGTCCCCACCTCCGTGAGACGTTCGACCGGCAGATGACCCAGCGGTTCCGGACGCAGGTGCCGGGTCTCGTCGCCGGTTTCGAGTGGTCGCGCTTCGACACGATCGTCGACGTCGGCGGAGGTCACGGCAGCCTGCTGGCCGCGATCCTGAAGGCCAATCCCTCGATGCGCGGCCATCTCGTCGATCTCGCGCCCACCGCGGCCGTCGCCGAGAAGGAACTGCGGGAACAGGGCCTCGGGGACCGGGCCGAGGTGACCGCGGGCAGCTTCTTCGACCCGCTGCCGGCCGGGGCGGACGCCTATCTGCTGTCCGACATCCTCCACGACTGGGACGACGAGCACGCCCATCGCGTCCTGGCCCGCTGCGCCGAGGCGGCCCGCCCGGGCGGCCGTGTCCTCGTCATCGAGGCGGTCGGCGGGATCGGGGCGCAGACCGAGTGGGACCTGGTGATGCTCGTGCTCTACGGCGGCCGCGAGCGGCGCCTCGACGAGCTTCGCGAACTCGCCGGCGTACACGGGCTGGTCTTCGACTCCCTCATCACGCTGACCGAACAGCGCAGCCTGCTGGAGTTCCACCGGCAAGATATTCCTTGA
- a CDS encoding LysR family transcriptional regulator → MELDLGAVRAFVAVAEDRYFGEAAIRLEVSQQAISKRVAKLEADLGVRLLSRTRGGAEPTEDGEKFLAHARALITLADQAVERLHGRRRPLRVDVLGTRLATMEVIRAFHAEHDDELELVTPGLGAVRRSVLPESVDAAFARAGSAPEPGIARTPAYLEPANLLVGRRHPLARRRRVAMAELDGMTAWMPYTARASEWAEFWRELCPEFGVLIDTDGPNFGLEHHIEVLGTSKDRLGFVGAKMHVPWHPDVVQIPLVDPTPVYPFSLLWRHENRHPTLPLLIEHVRSGYRPFDPERQWLPVSDREAMSADR, encoded by the coding sequence GTGGAGCTGGACCTGGGCGCGGTGCGCGCGTTCGTCGCGGTGGCCGAGGACCGATACTTCGGCGAGGCGGCGATCCGGCTGGAGGTGAGCCAGCAGGCGATCTCCAAACGCGTCGCGAAGCTCGAAGCCGATCTGGGCGTGCGTCTGCTGTCGCGGACCCGCGGCGGTGCCGAGCCGACCGAAGACGGCGAGAAGTTCCTCGCTCACGCTCGTGCGCTGATCACCCTGGCGGACCAGGCCGTCGAGCGGCTTCACGGCAGGCGCCGTCCCCTGCGCGTCGACGTCCTCGGCACACGACTGGCGACCATGGAGGTGATCCGGGCCTTCCACGCCGAGCACGACGACGAACTGGAACTCGTCACGCCCGGGCTGGGTGCGGTGCGCCGATCGGTGCTGCCCGAATCGGTCGATGCCGCCTTCGCCCGCGCGGGCTCCGCGCCGGAGCCGGGCATCGCCCGCACACCCGCCTACCTGGAGCCGGCGAACCTCCTGGTCGGACGGCGGCATCCGCTCGCGCGGCGGCGGCGGGTCGCGATGGCGGAACTCGACGGCATGACGGCGTGGATGCCCTACACGGCGCGGGCCAGCGAATGGGCGGAGTTCTGGCGGGAACTGTGCCCCGAGTTCGGTGTCCTGATCGACACCGACGGCCCGAACTTCGGGCTCGAACACCACATCGAGGTCCTCGGCACGTCGAAGGACCGGCTGGGTTTCGTCGGCGCGAAAATGCACGTGCCCTGGCATCCGGACGTCGTCCAGATCCCGCTCGTGGATCCGACGCCGGTGTATCCGTTCTCGTTGCTGTGGCGGCACGAGAACCGGCATCCCACGCTGCCGCTGCTGATCGAGCACGTCCGCTCCGGTTACCGGCCCTTCGATCCGGAGCGGCAATGGCTCCCGGTGTCGGATCGGGAGGCGATGAGCGCTGATCGGTGA